Proteins encoded by one window of Rhodamnia argentea isolate NSW1041297 chromosome 6, ASM2092103v1, whole genome shotgun sequence:
- the LOC115734293 gene encoding anthocyanidin 5,3-O-glucosyltransferase-like — MGETIVLYPSPLRGHIVAMFELGRLIHKHHPRLSIIIILSSASNAAAAPAAAANSASITVLHLPSAATEHDETPFDFARRDTSNLRLALVAITAAADLRALVVDVFSDAAFPVAAALGIPTYYFFTSGAVALAVFLHFPTLHGSTTKGFKELGDEIVKIPGLPPIKALEMPTGMLNRGGRFYGYFLDACRNMISSSGIIVNTCESLETRIIRTIKEGSCVPDFPTPPIFTVGPLVESKVDGDDKDGGDERERRHECLSWLDSQPSLSIVFLCFGSEGRFSAAQLKEMASGLERSGVRFLWVVRPPPQDESAKSTSAWKDDDDTSLEKFLPEGFLERTRERGMVVNSWAPQIQVLSHGSVGGFVTHCGWNSTIEAVRAGVPMVAWPLYAEQKVNRNFLVEEAALALPLSMSGEDRFVSADELAKRVTDLMTGSGEGKAVRERVLAARDGVLEALSDGGSSRVSLAAVVALWKRG; from the exons ATGGGGGAGACCATAGTCCTCTATCCGTCGCCGTTGAGGGGTCACATAGTCGCCATGTTCGAGCTCGGACGCCTCATTCACAAACACCACCCTCGCCTCTCCATCATTATAATCCTCTCCTCTGCCTCGAACGCCGCGGCCGCCCCAGCAGCGGCCGCCAACTCCGCTTCCATCACTGTCCTCCACCTTCCATCCGCCGCCACCGAGCACGATGAGACGCCCTTCGATTTCGCCCGCCGTGACACCTCCAACCTCCGCCTCGCCCTCGTCGCCATCACCGCCGCCGCGGACCTCCGAGCCCTCGTCGTCGACGTCTTCTCAGACGCCGCCTTCCCTGTGGCGGCCGCCCTCGGCATCCCGACCTACTACTTCTTCACCTCGGGCGCCGTTGCCCTCGCCGTCTTCCTCCATTTTCCGACCCTCCATGGGAGCACCACCAAGGGCTTCAAGGAACTTGGAGACGAGATCGTGAAAATACCTGGGTTGCCGCCGATCAAGGCCTTGGAAATGCCAACCGGCATGCTTAACCGGGGCGGGAGATTCTACGGCTACTTCTTGGATGCTTGCAGGAACATGATCTCGTCGTCCGGCATCATTGTTAACACGTGCGAGTCGCTTGAGACTCGGATCATCCGTACCATCAAAGAAGGATCATGCGTGCCGGACTTCCCGACTCCCCCTATTTTTACCGTGGGGCCTTTGGTTGAGTCAAAGGTCGACGGCGACGACAAAGACGGTGGTgacgagagagaaagaaggCACGAGTGCTTGAGCTGGCTCGACTCGCAACCGAGCCTAAGCATCGTGTTCTTGTGTTTCGGCAGCGAGGGAAGGTTCTCCGCCGCACAGCTGAAGGAGATGGCCTCAG GTTTGGAGAGAAGCGGGGTGAGATTCTTGTGGGTCGTGCGGCCTCCGCCGCAGGATGAGTCCGCAAAATCAACATCGGCGTGGAAAGACGATGACGACACGAGCTTAGAGAAGTTCTTGCCGGAGGGATTTTTGGAGAGGACAAGAGAGAGGGGGATGGTGGTGAATTCATGGGCGCCACAGATACAGGTGCTGAGTCACGGCTCGGTGGGCGGGTTCGTCACCCACTGTGGCTGGAACTCGACCATCGAAGCCGTGCGCGCTGGGGTGCCAATGGTGGCCTGGCCTCTCTACGCGGAGCAGAAGGTGAACAGGAACTTTCTCGTGGAGGAGGCCGCCCTGGCGCTCCCTCTGAGCATGTCGGGCGAGGACAGGTTCGTGAGCGCGGACGAGTTGGCCAAGCGGGTCACCGACTTGATGACGGGCTCGGGAGAAGGAAAAGCGGTCAGAGAGCGGGTCTTGGCAGCGAGAGACGGCGTGCTGGAGGCCTTGAGTGACGGCGGATCTTCTCGGGTTTCATTGGCTGCGGTGGTGGCGTTATGGAAACGTGGCTGA
- the LOC115734295 gene encoding CEN-like protein 2, with translation MARMSDPLVVGRVVGDVIDCFATSVKMTVTYNSSKHVFNGHELFPSFVTAKPRVEVHGGDMRSFFTLVMTDPDVPGPSDPYLREHLHWMVTDIPGTTDATFGKEVVEYEMPRPNIGIHRFAFILFRQKRRDAVRGPPSRDHFNTRRFAEDNELGLPVAAVYFNAQRETAARRR, from the exons ATGGCAAGAATGTCTGATCCACTTGTGGTTGGCCGAGTGGTTGGGGATGTGATTGACTGTTTTGCAACCAGTGTCAAAATGACAGTCACCTACAACTCCAGCAAGCATGTCTTCAATGGCCACGAGCTCTTCCCTTCCTTTGTTACCGCTAAGCCTAGGGTTGAGGTTCATGGTGGTGACATGAGGTCCTTCTTCACCCTG GTAATGACAGACCCAGATGTTCCCGGTCCTAGTGATCCATATCTGAGGGAGCACTTGCACTG GATGGTTACGGACATCCCGGGTACAACAGATGCCACATTTG GAAAGGAGGTGGTGGAGTACGAGATGCCGAGGCCCAACATAGGAATCCACAGGTTCGCCTTCATCCTGTTCAGGCAGAAGCGGCGGGATGCAGTGAGAGGCCCTCCGTCGAGAGACCACTTCAACACCCGGCGATTCGCGGAAGACAACGAGCTCGGCCTCCCCGTCGCGGCGGTCTACTTCAACGCTCAGAGAGAAACGGCCGCCAGAAGGCGCTGA
- the LOC115734294 gene encoding uncharacterized protein LOC115734294: MLGPIAVAVVVGVLGWAYQALKPRPPKICGSRNGPPVTSPRVKLSDGRYLAYREIGTLKEEAKYRVIVIHGFDTSKDLNLPIPQELIEELKIYFLFYDRAGYGESDPNPSRSVKSEALDIQELADQLQIGSRFYVIGISMGAYPAWGCLRYIPHRLSGASLVVPFVHYWWHSFPSRLLREAFGKLLAPDQWTFRVAHHAPWLLYWWITQKWFTSLSMMAGDMRIFSPGDLEIIKSCGDKINLCQEKIRQQGVHESLHRDLIAGYASWEFDPLELENPCPDSQGSVHIWQGLEDRIIPYEINQYIAEKLPWIRYHEVPNGGHLCILETELCVAVIRALLLG; the protein is encoded by the exons ATGTTGGGACCTATTGCGGTGGCAGTGGTGGTAGGCGTTCTTGGATGGGCATATCAGGCGTTGAAGCCCCGGCCCCCAAAGATATGTGGCTCGAGAAATGGTCCTCCAGTCACGTCCCCCAGAGTCAAACTCAGTGATGGGAGGTATTTAGCTTACAGGGAGATCGGCACCCTGAAGGAAGAGGCTAAGTACAGAGTCATTGTAATCCATGGGTTCGACACTTCCAAGGatctcaatttgccaattccTCAA GAACTTATAGAGGAGCTAAAAATATACTTTCTCTTCTACGACAGAGCAGGTTATGGGGAAAGTGATCCAAATCCATCTCGCTCCGTGAAAAGCGAGGCATTAGATATTCAAGAACTGGCTGACCAGTTACAGATTGGGTCCAGATTTTACGTGATTGGGATCTCAATGGGCGCCTACCCGGCTTGGGGTTGCCTCAGATATATACCCCACAG GTTATCGGGAGCTTCCTTAGTTGTCCCTTTCGTGCACTACTGGTGGCATTCATTTCCTTCCAGGCTACTAAGGGAGGCCTTTGGAAAATTGCTAGCGCCTGATCAGTGGACATTCCGAGTCGCTCATCATGCCCCTTGGTTACTTTACTGGTGGATAACCCAAAAATGGTTTACCTCGCTAAGCATGATGGCTGGAGACATGAGGATTTTCAGCCCGGGAGATTTGGAAATTATCAAGAGCTGTGGGGACAAAATTAACCTTTGTCAG gAAAAGATACGGCAGCAAGGTGTTCATGAATCTCTACACCGGGATTTAATAGCGGGTTATGCAAGCTGGGAATTTGATCCCCTGGAACTGGAAAACCCTTGTCCCGACAGTCAGGGCTCGGTTCACATTTGGCAAGGGTTGGAAGACCGCATAATTCCTTATGAGATTAACCAGTACATTGCAGAGAAACTTCCATGGATTCGTTACCACGAGGTACCCAACGGCGGACACTTGTGCATCTTGGAGACCGAACTTTGCGTTGCTGTGATAAGGGCACTTTTACTGGGATAA
- the LOC115734330 gene encoding ABSCISIC ACID-INSENSITIVE 5-like protein 1 has product MEVAGVENVGCDDLKLEPPFTGQLPTGGPLTEQPSSSSLRKQNSILSLTLDEIQYRSGKTFGSMNMDEFLASIWNVDENQSLPCQNEAPRANTNAAGQSSLARQGSFSIPTPLCNKTVDEVWDEIHKGQGRTLSNENNTILNDHEPPRRQQTFGEMTLEDFLVKAGVVQESPLPKATPPPQPPVHKRNLMDPSPSLDAGLGMRSASGYGYPNTPQGGGNNFPGNGYPGFQMYPPTARYMGECASSVMNERCQSLAEAVGLKSRRIIDGPPEVVIERRQRRMIKNRESAARSRARKQAYTVELEVELNQLKEENEKLKKILTESEHKRRKEMMMKWKLPTKAEKAAEKFKSMRRTASSAW; this is encoded by the exons ATGGAAGTTGCCGGAGTGGAAAATGTCGGTTGCGACGACCTCAAATTAGAACCGCCGTTCACGGGGCAACTGCCAACGGGGGGACCGCTCACGGAGCAGCCGTCGTCGTCATCTCTCCGCAAACAAAACTCGATCCTGTCGCTCACCCTTGATGAGATCCAGTACAGAAGCGGCAAGACCTTCGGCTCGATGAACATGGACGAGTTCCTAGCGAGCATTTGGAATGTCGACGAAAACCAGTCGTTGCCGTGCCAGAATGAGGCTCCTCGCGCTAACACAAATGCGGCTGGCCAATCGTCTCTGGCGAGACAAGGGTCATTCTCGATCCCGACCCCGCTTTGCAACAAGACTGTGGACGAGGTGTGGGACGAGATACACAAGGGCCAGGGCCGCACCCTGAGTAACGAAAACAACACCATCCTCAACGACCATGAACCGCCTAGGCGGCAACAAACCTTCGGCGAGATGACCTTGGAGGACTTCCTGGTCAAAGCCGGGGTTGTGCAAGAGTCTCCCCTGCCTAAGGCGACTCCACCACCGCAGCCGCCTGTTCACAAGAGGAACTTGATGGACCCTTCTCCATCTTTGGACGCAGGACTCGGGATGAGAAGTGCGAGCGGGTATGGATACCCCAACACGCCTCAAGGCGGCGGGAACAACTTCCCGGGCAATGGATACCCCGGGTTCCAAATGTACCCGCCCACCGCCAGGTACATGGGGGAATGTGCGAGTAGTGTCATGAACGAGCGATGCCAGAGCTTGGCGGAGGCGGTGGGGCTGAAGAGCCGGAGGATAATCGACGGTCCACCAGAAGTAGTGATTGAGCGAAGGCAGCGACGGATGATCAAAAACCGGGAATCGGCTGCGAGATCTCGAGCCAGGAAACAG GCATACACAGTTGAGTTGGAAGTAGAACTCAATCAACTTAAAGAAGAGAATGAGAAGCTCAAAAAGATTTTG ACGGAGAGCGAGCATAAACGCAGGAAGGAG ATGATGATGAAATGGAAACTGCCGACCAAGGCAGAGAAGGCTGCCGAGAAGTTCAAGTCAATGAGGAGGACAGCGAGCAGTGCCTGGTGA